From Weissella confusa, a single genomic window includes:
- a CDS encoding rhodanese-like domain-containing protein: MLQALFVIVLLWILWTVGTLVWTRVTLKRAASLLNSEEFEAQSRGHQLIDLREPAKFKAKHVLGARNIQYAMLNENHSALRQDKPVFLYDENMQMAARMARKLKKAGYNDIYVLKNGFGSYTGKTKSN; the protein is encoded by the coding sequence ATGTTGCAAGCATTGTTTGTCATTGTATTGCTTTGGATTCTTTGGACGGTTGGTACATTGGTATGGACGCGCGTAACGTTGAAGCGTGCGGCATCACTTTTGAACTCTGAAGAATTCGAAGCACAAAGTCGCGGTCACCAATTGATCGATTTGCGTGAGCCAGCTAAGTTTAAGGCAAAGCACGTGCTTGGTGCACGTAACATTCAATACGCTATGTTGAATGAAAACCACAGTGCTTTGCGTCAAGACAAGCCAGTCTTTTTGTATGACGAAAACATGCAAATGGCTGCGCGTATGGCGCGTAAGTTGAAGAAGGCGGGATACAACGATATCTACGTCTTGAAGAACGGTTTTGGTTCTTACACTGGTAAGACTAAGAGTAATTAA
- the glnA gene encoding type I glutamate--ammonia ligase, with the protein MVRKAYTKDDIRNMIAEENVEFLRLQFSDVFGTIKNVEVPVSQLEKVLDNNLMFDGSSIEGFVRIEESDMYLYPDLSTFMIFPWATDSHGGKVARLIADIYTADREPFAGDPRNNLKRVLKQMEDAGFKNFNIGTEPEFFLFKLDEHGNPTMNLNDKGGYFDLAPLDLGENTRREIVLEMEKMGFEVEAAHHEVAPGQHEVDFKYADALDAADNIQTFKLIVKTIARKHGLYATFMPKPISGINGNGMHTNMSLFNEAGNVFYDEAGDLQLSKTAYNFLGGVLAHAANFTAITNPTVNSYKRLTPGFEAPVYVAWSGSNRSPMVRVPASRGNSTRLELRSVDPTANPYLAFAVILAAGLDGVAGEMEPNHAVDRNIYLMDEAERKKAGITDLPDTLLAAVNDLDTDEVIKAALGSHMARTFVDAKRLEYQAYRQEVSQWELETYLEQY; encoded by the coding sequence ATGGTTCGCAAGGCTTATACCAAGGATGATATTCGCAACATGATTGCTGAGGAAAACGTGGAATTCCTACGTTTGCAGTTCTCAGATGTTTTCGGCACAATTAAGAACGTCGAAGTACCTGTTTCACAACTTGAAAAGGTATTGGACAACAATTTGATGTTTGACGGTTCTTCAATCGAAGGATTCGTTCGTATTGAAGAGTCAGACATGTACTTGTACCCTGACCTTTCAACGTTCATGATTTTCCCATGGGCGACTGACTCACACGGTGGTAAGGTTGCACGTTTGATTGCAGATATTTACACGGCCGACCGCGAGCCATTTGCAGGGGATCCTCGTAACAACTTGAAGCGTGTTTTGAAGCAAATGGAAGACGCTGGTTTCAAGAACTTTAACATTGGGACTGAGCCAGAATTCTTCTTGTTCAAGCTTGATGAGCACGGTAACCCAACGATGAACCTAAACGATAAGGGTGGCTACTTCGATTTGGCCCCACTTGATTTGGGTGAAAACACACGTCGTGAAATTGTTTTGGAAATGGAAAAGATGGGCTTTGAAGTGGAAGCAGCCCACCACGAAGTTGCCCCTGGACAACACGAAGTTGACTTTAAGTATGCCGATGCGTTGGATGCAGCTGATAACATTCAAACGTTCAAGTTGATTGTTAAGACGATTGCACGTAAGCACGGTTTGTACGCAACGTTTATGCCAAAGCCAATTTCTGGTATCAACGGTAACGGTATGCACACGAACATGTCATTGTTCAATGAAGCTGGTAACGTCTTCTACGACGAAGCTGGTGATTTGCAATTGTCAAAGACGGCTTACAACTTCTTGGGTGGTGTCTTGGCGCACGCAGCTAACTTTACGGCAATCACAAACCCAACGGTTAACTCATACAAGCGTTTGACGCCTGGATTCGAAGCGCCGGTTTACGTGGCTTGGTCTGGTTCAAACCGTTCACCAATGGTCCGCGTCCCAGCTTCACGTGGTAACTCAACGCGTTTGGAATTGCGTTCAGTTGACCCAACTGCTAACCCATACTTGGCCTTTGCTGTTATCTTGGCAGCTGGTTTGGATGGTGTGGCCGGTGAAATGGAGCCAAACCACGCAGTTGATCGTAACATCTACTTGATGGACGAGGCTGAGCGTAAGAAGGCGGGTATCACTGATTTGCCTGATACATTGTTGGCAGCCGTTAACGATTTGGATACGGATGAAGTTATTAAGGCAGCCCTTGGTTCACACATGGCACGCACATTTGTGGATGCTAAGCGTTTGGAATACCAAGCATATCGCCAAGAAGTTTCACAATGGGAATTGGAAACTTATTTGGAGCAATACTAA
- the miaA gene encoding tRNA (adenosine(37)-N6)-dimethylallyltransferase MiaA — MDKLIVIVGPTAVGKTALSLELAKKFNGEIVSGDSMQIYRQLDIGTAKATPEEQAVAPHHMIDVADPAEHYSAARFVREAQAAIADITARGKMPILVGGTGFYVQALLGDRPLAEVDDITDEAFVEKWTAIAHEQGEAVVRDALRELDPVSEARILPGQIRRLVRALLVSDHTGKPFSEQPPEPKRLYDACIIGLTTDRPVLYERINTRVDAMIANGLLEEARIAATLPEDSTAKKAIGYKELFGYLDGVETLEQASEALKQASRRYAKRQMTWFNNQFTDIHWYDLVQNIATLKTIESDVAGFVSE; from the coding sequence ATGGATAAGTTGATTGTGATTGTCGGTCCGACTGCGGTTGGAAAAACCGCTTTATCACTAGAACTAGCAAAGAAATTTAACGGTGAAATTGTATCGGGTGATTCGATGCAAATTTATCGTCAATTGGATATTGGGACAGCCAAGGCGACGCCCGAAGAACAAGCGGTCGCACCACATCATATGATTGATGTTGCTGACCCTGCTGAACATTATTCAGCGGCGCGCTTTGTGCGTGAAGCACAGGCTGCGATTGCGGATATCACAGCTCGTGGCAAAATGCCAATTTTGGTTGGTGGTACTGGCTTTTATGTCCAAGCGTTGCTAGGTGACCGTCCGCTGGCTGAGGTGGATGACATTACGGATGAGGCGTTTGTCGAGAAGTGGACGGCAATTGCTCATGAGCAGGGCGAAGCAGTTGTGCGTGATGCTTTACGTGAATTGGATCCGGTTAGTGAAGCGCGCATTCTGCCAGGACAAATTCGCCGTCTAGTCAGAGCGCTCTTAGTTAGTGATCACACTGGCAAGCCTTTTTCAGAACAGCCGCCTGAGCCAAAGCGTTTGTATGATGCCTGTATCATCGGGTTAACGACGGATCGACCAGTTTTGTACGAACGGATTAATACCCGTGTGGATGCGATGATTGCGAATGGCTTGCTTGAAGAAGCACGGATTGCGGCAACGTTGCCAGAAGATAGTACGGCTAAGAAAGCAATTGGGTATAAGGAATTGTTTGGTTACTTAGACGGTGTCGAAACACTTGAGCAAGCGAGTGAAGCGTTGAAGCAAGCCTCACGTCGTTATGCAAAGCGTCAAATGACATGGTTCAATAACCAGTTCACTGACATTCATTGGTATGACTTGGTACAAAACATCGCGACACTAAAGACGATTGAAAGTGACGTCGCGGGGTTCGTGTCAGAATAG
- a CDS encoding DUF3042 family protein has translation MKKFGLGIFTGVAGTLATAAAAAFTFHKVAVKPLEEEEAKFEETERKAARKAAHSHGARF, from the coding sequence ATGAAGAAGTTTGGTTTGGGGATTTTTACTGGTGTTGCTGGTACGCTAGCAACTGCTGCCGCTGCGGCCTTCACGTTCCACAAGGTTGCTGTTAAGCCTTTGGAAGAAGAAGAGGCTAAGTTTGAGGAGACTGAGCGCAAGGCTGCTCGTAAGGCTGCTCACTCTCACGGCGCACGATTCTAA
- a CDS encoding CHAP domain-containing protein — translation MQNVNSRKKMYKSGKNWVAATVVAAAAAIVPMISTESAYANEEVAQTTSSWRAKTVDQVVEAVQAAGQKYTVQAGDTLSTIASATELTAEEIAAANNINDANFIVIGQEINLTKEVAEEVVASEAPVAEEAAVEVAPVVEEAAPVATEEVDVAEAPVAQEAQPAAPSYNADYTAVPGNSYYAGQCAWYVKNQLPWVGNFWGNAAEWANNATYAGRVVDTNPAVGTFAVMMPGVAYASSYGHVAVVTGVNGDMITISEMNAKGEFVVSSRTIPAAGVLFIH, via the coding sequence ATGCAAAACGTAAATTCACGCAAGAAGATGTACAAGTCAGGTAAGAACTGGGTAGCCGCAACGGTTGTTGCTGCAGCTGCTGCCATCGTACCAATGATTTCAACTGAATCAGCATACGCTAACGAAGAAGTGGCACAAACGACTTCATCATGGCGTGCAAAGACGGTTGATCAAGTGGTTGAAGCCGTTCAAGCCGCAGGTCAAAAGTACACGGTTCAAGCTGGTGATACGTTGTCAACGATTGCTTCAGCTACTGAATTGACTGCAGAAGAAATCGCTGCAGCTAACAACATCAACGACGCTAACTTCATTGTTATCGGTCAAGAAATCAACTTGACGAAGGAAGTTGCTGAAGAAGTTGTTGCTTCAGAAGCACCAGTTGCCGAAGAAGCTGCAGTTGAAGTAGCGCCAGTTGTTGAAGAAGCAGCACCTGTTGCTACTGAAGAAGTTGACGTTGCAGAGGCACCAGTTGCCCAAGAAGCACAACCAGCAGCGCCTTCATACAATGCTGACTACACTGCTGTACCAGGTAACTCATACTACGCTGGACAATGCGCGTGGTACGTTAAGAACCAATTGCCTTGGGTTGGTAACTTCTGGGGTAACGCCGCAGAATGGGCTAACAACGCAACTTACGCTGGCCGTGTTGTAGACACGAACCCAGCCGTTGGTACGTTTGCTGTTATGATGCCAGGTGTTGCTTACGCTTCATCATACGGACACGTGGCTGTTGTTACGGGTGTTAACGGTGACATGATCACAATCTCAGAAATGAACGCTAAGGGTGAATTCGTGGTTTCATCACGTACTATCCCTGCAGCAGGTGTTTTGTTCATCCACTAA
- a CDS encoding MerR family transcriptional regulator, whose translation MVRRELRRDLAVLPMSVVRELTGLSDRQIRYYDQQGLIEPHRGAGKQRRFSLDDVDRLLEIADYLDAGYSISEIHEVDAKKQRREAETVNPDEINMRHMLADELLKIGRFNNGQRKF comes from the coding sequence ATGGTAAGACGAGAGTTACGTCGCGATTTGGCAGTGTTGCCAATGAGCGTAGTGCGCGAATTGACGGGCTTATCAGATCGTCAGATTCGGTACTATGATCAGCAGGGACTCATTGAGCCACATAGAGGGGCCGGTAAGCAGCGACGTTTTTCATTAGATGACGTCGATCGTTTATTGGAGATTGCAGATTATCTAGATGCGGGATATTCGATTTCTGAAATTCATGAGGTTGATGCTAAAAAGCAACGTCGTGAAGCAGAAACGGTTAATCCGGATGAAATTAATATGCGTCACATGTTGGCTGATGAGTTGCTTAAGATTGGTCGTTTTAATAACGGTCAACGGAAGTTTTAG
- a CDS encoding glycerophosphodiester phosphodiesterase → MQMNKSLIIAHRGDHTAGRLENSLPAFASAIQLGADGLEVDVQLYEGRLILKHDIDDEMPPVVDDFASFLALVKETNYQGLLLIELKGKRGATELYRELQAAEIDAPVMLQSFQVNAVKTWRQLDATMPLGLLQHRPNRLSRQLFHAGVIQNNNLDYRYLPFVVARARKAVTYWWTPTMAWALRLMFIGRVAGVITDDVRLAQQIRDRDGK, encoded by the coding sequence ATGCAGATGAACAAATCATTAATTATCGCCCATCGGGGTGATCACACGGCTGGCCGCCTTGAAAATTCATTACCAGCTTTTGCTTCTGCAATTCAATTAGGCGCAGATGGCTTAGAGGTTGATGTGCAATTATATGAGGGTCGCTTAATCCTAAAACATGATATTGATGACGAGATGCCACCAGTTGTGGATGATTTTGCATCATTTTTGGCGTTGGTAAAAGAAACGAATTACCAAGGCCTATTGTTGATTGAGTTGAAGGGCAAGCGGGGCGCAACAGAATTGTACCGTGAGTTGCAAGCAGCTGAAATAGACGCACCAGTAATGTTGCAATCATTCCAAGTGAATGCTGTTAAAACGTGGCGCCAACTTGACGCAACGATGCCGTTAGGGCTGTTGCAACATCGTCCTAACCGTTTGAGCCGTCAACTGTTTCACGCCGGTGTGATTCAAAATAACAATTTGGACTACCGTTATTTACCGTTTGTCGTTGCACGTGCACGGAAAGCGGTCACGTATTGGTGGACGCCGACGATGGCTTGGGCGTTGCGATTGATGTTCATCGGGCGGGTTGCTGGTGTGATTACGGACGATGTACGTTTGGCCCAACAAATTAGAGATAGAGATGGAAAGTAG
- a CDS encoding CAP domain-containing protein, whose translation MINSKMNAMAKGMGAAALVAAAAILPMTNSNTAVSADDNAKPATDAASWRAKTVDDVKEAVKTAGTTYKIQEGDTIDTIAQATGLKVDDIVKMNNITNPNLIIVGEEIRLNGSVAPAQSSVAAEPAQSQASSAASSAPVASAAPAQTSVATAPVSTGSFADAVNALNAIRTAAGLSPVSYDASLSATAQYRADMMAGNVDAAHFAQSYGHEVVAIGFGAGSAAVNAWYAETGMIDNGSHPHTRWVLGSYSRVGFGYNAATGTFVAEAQ comes from the coding sequence ATGATTAACTCTAAGATGAATGCTATGGCTAAGGGAATGGGAGCTGCCGCTTTGGTTGCCGCTGCTGCGATTTTGCCAATGACGAACTCAAACACTGCTGTATCAGCCGACGATAACGCAAAGCCAGCTACGGACGCTGCTTCATGGCGTGCAAAGACGGTTGACGACGTTAAGGAAGCCGTTAAGACTGCTGGTACGACTTACAAGATTCAAGAAGGTGACACGATTGACACAATCGCACAAGCAACTGGCTTGAAGGTGGATGACATCGTAAAGATGAACAACATCACGAACCCTAACTTGATCATCGTTGGTGAAGAGATTCGCTTGAACGGTTCAGTTGCACCTGCACAATCAAGTGTTGCAGCAGAACCAGCTCAATCACAAGCTTCATCTGCTGCGTCATCAGCACCAGTTGCTTCTGCAGCGCCTGCACAAACGTCAGTTGCAACTGCACCTGTTTCAACGGGTTCATTCGCTGATGCCGTTAACGCATTGAACGCAATCCGTACGGCTGCTGGTTTGTCACCAGTTTCATACGATGCTTCATTGTCAGCAACTGCACAATACCGTGCCGACATGATGGCAGGAAACGTTGACGCTGCGCACTTTGCACAATCATACGGTCACGAAGTTGTTGCTATTGGCTTCGGTGCTGGTTCAGCCGCTGTTAACGCTTGGTATGCTGAAACTGGTATGATCGACAACGGTTCACACCCACACACGCGTTGGGTATTGGGTTCATACTCACGTGTTGGTTTCGGTTACAACGCCGCTACTGGTACGTTCGTTGCTGAAGCGCAATAA